One genomic segment of Planctomycetaceae bacterium includes these proteins:
- a CDS encoding formylglycine-generating enzyme family protein has translation MRKIFALVVIFSVAAAVVAVEKTKEVSKATIQQKEAVKKADLPLEKKIDISSEVNMVVVFIPAGEFEMGSPMDELKRDNDEGQHHIKLTKPFYMGKFEVTQLQYREVMGENPSKFGGDNLPVENVNWYEAARFLKKLSDKTGLKFRFPTEAEWEYACRAGTTTAFNTGTTIDSDFANYEATTPYADGIIGKDLERTNKVGSYPPNAFGLCDMHGNAWEWCNDFYDNEYYKVTPTVDPQGPKVNDGDKVLRGGAWNERPNKCRSADRNNRSPKTNQPIIGFRVVMDIE, from the coding sequence ATGAGAAAAATATTTGCACTGGTTGTCATTTTTTCTGTCGCTGCCGCAGTTGTAGCTGTTGAGAAAACAAAAGAAGTTTCAAAGGCGACAATTCAGCAGAAAGAAGCCGTCAAAAAAGCCGATCTGCCTCTTGAAAAGAAAATTGATATCAGCAGCGAAGTAAATATGGTTGTGGTATTCATACCGGCAGGCGAATTCGAGATGGGCTCGCCGATGGATGAACTCAAACGCGACAACGACGAAGGTCAGCATCATATCAAACTGACTAAACCTTTTTATATGGGCAAGTTCGAGGTTACGCAGCTTCAGTACCGTGAGGTTATGGGCGAAAATCCGAGCAAATTCGGTGGTGATAATCTGCCGGTCGAAAACGTCAACTGGTATGAAGCGGCGAGATTCCTCAAGAAACTGTCCGACAAGACCGGTTTGAAATTCAGATTTCCAACCGAAGCGGAATGGGAATATGCGTGCAGGGCAGGGACAACAACAGCGTTTAATACCGGCACAACTATCGATTCGGATTTCGCCAACTACGAAGCTACTACTCCTTATGCTGACGGAATTATAGGTAAGGATTTGGAACGTACAAATAAAGTCGGCTCGTATCCGCCAAACGCATTCGGATTGTGTGATATGCACGGCAATGCCTGGGAATGGTGCAATGATTTCTATGATAACGAATATTATAAAGTAACGCCTACAGTTGACCCGCAGGGGCCAAAGGTAAACGATGGCGATAAAGTTTTAAGAGGCGGCGCGTGGAACGAAAGGCCGAATAAATGCCGTTCTGCGGATAGGAACAACCGTAGTCCAAAAACCAATCAGCCGATTATCGGTTTCAGGGTTGTGATGGATATTGAATAA
- the hflX gene encoding GTPase HflX has protein sequence MRDNIAVRRERAVLVGAILKGELHNDDELAELSALVESAGAVIVDRVQQRVLDINPATYIGKGKAEMVKQRVKKNEADVVIFDNDLSPGQIRELESIIGTKILDRSELILDIFASRAQTKQAKLQVELAQLEYTYPRLTRMWSHLDTVTGAAGSPGAGAVGAIGTRGPGEKQLEIDRRLVNKRITELKRELKEIDKRIIREIDQRRGQFKICLVGYTNAGKSTLMNALTDAGVYVEDRLFATLDTRTRQWTLDGGKKVLISDTVGFVKNLPHQLVASFKATLEEAINADLLLHVFDVSNEDVEQQALNAKKVLEEIGCADKQTIILLNKADVVRSQAHFEFMQTVYPEAICISAKSGLNLDLLKQKVIEIYDGGILSLRITASAGDGKIQSFLKSHAIIINQEYFDSTVVMDVKVGKNLMPNIKQMKPIQIEELK, from the coding sequence ATGCGAGATAATATAGCGGTCAGACGGGAGCGAGCGGTTCTTGTCGGCGCTATTTTAAAAGGTGAATTACATAATGATGACGAATTAGCTGAATTGTCGGCGCTGGTCGAAAGTGCCGGTGCGGTGATTGTTGACAGAGTCCAGCAGAGAGTTTTAGACATTAATCCCGCGACATACATCGGCAAAGGCAAAGCCGAAATGGTCAAGCAGCGTGTGAAGAAAAATGAGGCCGACGTTGTGATTTTCGACAACGATTTGTCGCCCGGCCAAATCAGGGAACTTGAATCGATTATTGGAACAAAAATTCTCGACCGCAGCGAATTGATTCTCGATATTTTCGCAAGCAGGGCACAGACAAAACAGGCCAAACTTCAGGTCGAGCTTGCGCAGCTCGAATATACATATCCAAGACTTACTCGAATGTGGTCGCACCTTGATACCGTAACCGGCGCGGCAGGCAGTCCCGGTGCTGGCGCAGTCGGCGCTATCGGCACAAGAGGCCCCGGCGAAAAGCAGCTCGAAATCGACCGAAGACTTGTCAATAAAAGAATTACAGAACTCAAACGTGAGCTCAAGGAAATTGATAAACGAATTATCAGGGAAATAGATCAGCGAAGGGGGCAGTTTAAAATTTGTCTGGTTGGCTATACAAACGCGGGCAAAAGCACGCTTATGAACGCACTGACAGACGCCGGCGTTTATGTTGAGGATAGACTCTTTGCGACGCTTGATACAAGGACGCGACAGTGGACGCTCGACGGTGGGAAAAAGGTGCTTATCAGCGATACGGTCGGCTTTGTTAAAAATTTGCCGCATCAGCTTGTCGCGTCTTTCAAGGCGACACTTGAAGAGGCGATTAACGCCGATTTGCTTTTGCATGTGTTTGATGTCTCGAATGAAGACGTCGAACAACAGGCTCTTAACGCCAAAAAAGTGCTCGAAGAAATCGGCTGTGCTGATAAGCAAACGATTATTCTTCTCAACAAGGCCGATGTTGTTCGCAGTCAGGCGCATTTTGAATTTATGCAGACGGTTTATCCGGAGGCGATTTGCATTTCCGCAAAGTCAGGCCTGAATCTCGATTTGCTCAAGCAGAAGGTGATTGAAATTTACGATGGCGGAATATTATCTTTGCGTATAACCGCAAGCGCCGGCGACGGCAAAATCCAGAGTTTCCTGAAATCGCACGCGATTATTATCAATCAGGAATATTTCGACAGCACCGTAGTTATGGATGTGAAAGTCGGCAAAAATCTTATGCCGAACATTAAGCAAATGAAGCCGATTCAAATAGAAGAATTGAAATAA
- a CDS encoding NAD(P)-dependent glycerol-3-phosphate dehydrogenase: MIKNISIIGDGAMSSICSMLLCEKGLAVRMWGYDANQLAQIKEKRENIRFLPGYKLPDSLQFEPQDSEIFKNADLVVSAIPCQFTRSVWKRLAKYANTNTPIVSVTKGIENDTLLCTSQIIQEILGNKSQVVVLSGPTIADEIAKKLPATATAASKDERLAGAVQETFTAPYFRVYRNSDITGVELAGAMKNVIAIAAGIVDGIKIGDNAKAALLCRGLAEITRLGVALGAKEQTFSGLSGLGDLVTTCISPMGRNRSFGQRIGKGASVKDAIAATNSVVEGIATCKSVIDLAKKYSISMPITESVYQIIFENKSVSAAIEDLMARKLKAE; encoded by the coding sequence ATGATTAAAAATATATCGATAATTGGTGACGGGGCGATGAGCAGTATCTGCTCGATGCTTCTTTGTGAAAAGGGCCTTGCTGTTCGTATGTGGGGATACGATGCGAATCAGCTTGCGCAGATAAAAGAAAAAAGAGAAAATATCAGATTCCTGCCCGGCTACAAACTGCCCGATTCATTGCAATTCGAACCGCAGGATTCCGAAATCTTCAAAAATGCTGATTTGGTTGTTTCTGCTATTCCCTGCCAGTTTACACGGTCTGTCTGGAAACGACTCGCTAAATACGCCAACACGAATACGCCGATTGTTTCGGTTACAAAAGGCATTGAAAACGATACATTGCTTTGTACAAGTCAGATAATCCAGGAAATTCTTGGTAATAAATCGCAAGTTGTTGTATTGTCCGGCCCTACAATCGCCGATGAAATTGCCAAAAAACTCCCCGCTACCGCAACGGCCGCGTCAAAAGACGAAAGACTTGCCGGCGCAGTACAGGAAACTTTCACCGCACCATATTTTCGCGTCTATCGCAACAGCGACATTACAGGCGTTGAACTTGCAGGCGCGATGAAAAATGTCATTGCGATTGCCGCCGGTATTGTTGACGGAATTAAAATCGGCGACAACGCGAAGGCGGCGCTTCTTTGCAGAGGCCTTGCGGAAATCACAAGGCTCGGCGTTGCGCTCGGAGCAAAAGAACAGACTTTCTCCGGCTTGAGCGGACTGGGCGATTTGGTTACTACGTGCATTTCGCCGATGGGACGCAACAGAAGTTTCGGCCAGCGAATCGGAAAAGGCGCAAGCGTAAAAGACGCCATCGCAGCGACAAATTCAGTTGTCGAAGGCATCGCGACGTGCAAATCGGTTATCGATTTGGCGAAAAAATATTCTATAAGTATGCCCATAACGGAGTCGGTATATCAAATCATTTTCGAGAACAAGAGTGTCTCGGCTGCTATTGAAGATTTGATGGCACGAAAGCTGAAAGCCGAATAG
- a CDS encoding PilT/PilU family type 4a pilus ATPase produces MTTETSEKTLIKRLLADAVAAGASDLHINVGMPPMQRIHTELTLTKDDPITSKQVEEMVLEMVGPDRYKIFKEHCDLDFSTTIEGGYRFRVNAHYQKETIGISFRLIPNKIPDIAKINLPQAIIDLTDLPRGLVLVTGQTGSGKSTTLAAMIGRINATSAKRIITMEDPIEYSFTNDKSMIEQREIGADCPTFASGLKHALRQDPEVILVGEMRDLETTSATVTAAETGHLVFSTLHTMNAAQTIERAIDIYPPGQQNQIRAMLSNTLQAVVSQTLFKRIDKPGMVPGIEIMICNPAIRNCIRENRIHEIPNIITTSRKMGMQEMDASISELYFRGMISKEDAITSATNAARMEKSLSPENKEMFMRQLQMQTPTPPAIPQPMRN; encoded by the coding sequence ATGACGACAGAAACATCTGAAAAGACATTGATAAAGAGATTATTGGCTGACGCGGTAGCGGCCGGCGCAAGCGATTTGCATATCAACGTTGGTATGCCGCCGATGCAGAGAATTCATACCGAGCTTACGCTGACAAAGGACGACCCGATTACATCAAAACAGGTCGAGGAAATGGTTCTCGAAATGGTCGGCCCCGACAGATATAAAATTTTTAAGGAACATTGCGATCTCGATTTTTCGACAACCATCGAAGGCGGCTATCGTTTTAGAGTAAACGCGCACTATCAGAAAGAAACCATCGGGATTTCGTTTCGTTTGATTCCGAACAAAATTCCTGATATTGCGAAAATCAATCTCCCACAGGCAATTATCGATTTGACTGATTTGCCGCGAGGTCTTGTTCTTGTAACAGGCCAGACCGGCAGCGGAAAAAGCACAACGCTCGCAGCGATGATAGGAAGAATTAACGCTACATCAGCGAAGAGAATTATCACGATGGAGGACCCCATCGAATACTCGTTCACAAACGACAAATCTATGATTGAGCAGCGTGAAATCGGCGCAGATTGCCCGACGTTCGCTTCTGGCCTTAAACATGCTTTAAGACAGGACCCGGAAGTGATACTCGTTGGCGAAATGCGAGACCTTGAAACAACCAGCGCAACGGTAACAGCCGCAGAAACAGGCCACCTTGTTTTCAGTACGCTGCACACAATGAACGCCGCGCAGACAATCGAGCGTGCGATAGATATTTATCCGCCCGGCCAGCAGAACCAGATTCGAGCGATGCTTTCTAATACATTACAGGCTGTTGTTTCACAGACGCTTTTTAAACGAATCGATAAACCTGGAATGGTGCCCGGCATTGAAATTATGATTTGCAATCCTGCTATTCGCAACTGTATTCGCGAAAACAGAATCCACGAAATTCCGAACATTATTACTACGTCGCGAAAAATGGGTATGCAGGAAATGGATGCCAGTATTTCCGAACTGTATTTCAGGGGAATGATAAGCAAAGAAGATGCCATAACCAGCGCAACAAACGCGGCGCGTATGGAAAAATCGCTTTCTCCTGAAAATAAGGAAATGTTTATGCGTCAGTTGCAAATGCAGACACCAACACCGCCGGCAATTCCGCAGCCAATGCGAAATTAA
- a CDS encoding SDR family oxidoreductase — translation MSYLETKYGLKGKTAIITGGGGTLCSAIAEGFACAGANIILWDINPTNLAAKSEVVAKACGDKSRVATVEVNLMDENSIVQALEKSVKIFGSAEILLNGAGGNRGKGPLVDVKAEDFEFVLKLNLLAGCILPTKHIAKYWIDNKIKGRIINIASMAGFNPLSGIWAYSSAKAAVMNQTMGHAKELAPYGIRVNAIAPGFFVADQNRKLLLNDDGTPTQRGKDVLARTPMDGFGLPEYLTGATIFLASDASNFVTGVTLPIDGGYLCNNI, via the coding sequence ATGTCGTATCTTGAGACCAAATATGGGCTTAAAGGCAAAACAGCAATCATAACCGGCGGCGGCGGAACGCTTTGCAGCGCAATAGCCGAAGGTTTCGCCTGTGCGGGCGCAAATATTATTCTATGGGATATCAACCCGACAAATCTGGCGGCAAAATCCGAAGTAGTCGCAAAGGCCTGCGGCGACAAATCCAGAGTCGCAACGGTCGAAGTAAACCTGATGGACGAAAATTCAATCGTGCAGGCACTCGAGAAATCCGTAAAGATTTTCGGCTCTGCCGAAATACTTTTAAACGGCGCCGGCGGAAACCGCGGGAAAGGTCCATTAGTCGATGTGAAAGCCGAAGATTTTGAATTCGTTTTGAAATTAAATCTCCTGGCCGGCTGCATCCTGCCGACTAAACACATAGCAAAATACTGGATAGACAACAAAATCAAAGGCAGAATTATCAATATCGCTTCGATGGCGGGCTTCAATCCGCTTTCAGGCATCTGGGCATATTCATCCGCAAAGGCCGCTGTGATGAATCAGACTATGGGACACGCAAAGGAACTGGCACCATACGGAATCAGGGTAAACGCGATAGCACCGGGATTCTTCGTTGCCGACCAGAATCGGAAACTCCTACTGAACGATGACGGCACACCGACCCAGCGCGGCAAAGACGTGCTTGCGAGAACTCCGATGGACGGTTTTGGTTTGCCGGAATATCTGACCGGCGCAACGATTTTCCTCGCTTCCGATGCTTCGAATTTTGTTACAGGCGTTACACTGCCAATCGATGGCGGGTACCTTTGTAATAATATTTAG
- a CDS encoding antibiotic biosynthesis monooxygenase, producing the protein MFVMHINIKVKHEFVEEFKQVCIENAKNSVKEPAVKRFDVLQQADDPTRFILVEAYTDQSGVEAHKQTAHYNKWKAEAERMIEGERVRTKFTPVWPQTY; encoded by the coding sequence ATGTTCGTAATGCACATAAATATCAAGGTCAAACACGAGTTCGTTGAGGAGTTTAAACAGGTCTGTATCGAAAACGCAAAGAACAGTGTTAAAGAGCCTGCCGTCAAACGCTTCGATGTGCTGCAGCAGGCCGACGACCCGACACGTTTTATTCTCGTCGAGGCATACACAGACCAAAGCGGGGTCGAAGCGCACAAGCAAACCGCTCATTATAATAAATGGAAAGCCGAAGCGGAACGAATGATTGAGGGAGAAAGAGTACGAACAAAGTTTACGCCGGTCTGGCCGCAGACGTATTAA
- the yacG gene encoding DNA gyrase inhibitor YacG codes for MKLKCPVCKKKIDADRKEACFPFCSERCKLVDLNSWFSGDYTICSPIPDEMKKDLENKLE; via the coding sequence ATGAAATTGAAATGTCCGGTATGTAAAAAGAAGATTGACGCTGACAGGAAGGAAGCCTGTTTTCCGTTCTGCAGCGAACGGTGTAAGCTGGTTGACCTTAATTCGTGGTTTAGCGGCGATTATACGATTTGTTCGCCTATTCCGGATGAAATGAAGAAAGATTTGGAAAATAAGCTGGAATAA
- a CDS encoding polysaccharide biosynthesis protein: MTQEKQDTQQETCPTPENGSFVLRFRKQAIVLVHIGIFAISLMMAFLLVNNMQFQNEWFLKLYPKTLLFFVIVKIFVFAAFKQYQGWWRYVSISDLLSIVKASLVSTLIIVIAWVAVAAVEPIRQWVNELFGFSQAVFILDMFATIVLMGGMRMAVRLYHEEFHTEQAGKLKRFLIVGAGNAGESLLRELHRMQVEQYDVIGFIDDDPAKRGVNIHGIPVLGNVDDLLKVCKDNSIDEIAIAMPSATAKQLRKVVQICEGTKTRFRTVPSVADIASGRFRVSQIRDVDINDLLGREAVQLDLATIGKYLDDKVILVTGAGGSIGSEMCRQVCNFKPELLLLVEQTENSLFFIERELRKSFPTVAMEAIICDITDKKRVEQIFTKYKPNVVIHAAAHKHVPLMETNPGEALKNNIIGTKTVADASDRFGTESFVMISTDKAVNPTSIMGSTKRVSELYIQDLDRTSETAFVTVRFGNVLGSNGSVVPIFKSQIAAGGPVTITHPEMRRYFMTIPEASQLVLQAATMGNGGEIFVLDMGEPVKIVDLAKELITLSGFRPGEDIEIVFSGTRPGEKLFEELSIKGEDMVMTRHPKISIWQKNQPLDREALREKITNLVGIADLQNHKQIVSFIKEIVPEYIGDKVNVNNS; encoded by the coding sequence ATGACACAAGAAAAACAGGATACACAACAGGAAACATGCCCAACACCCGAAAACGGGAGTTTCGTGCTTCGGTTTCGTAAGCAGGCAATAGTACTTGTGCATATCGGTATCTTTGCGATAAGCCTGATGATGGCATTTTTGCTTGTGAACAATATGCAGTTCCAGAACGAATGGTTTTTAAAGCTGTATCCCAAAACACTGTTGTTTTTCGTGATTGTAAAGATATTTGTCTTTGCGGCATTCAAACAATACCAGGGGTGGTGGCGGTATGTAAGCATTTCCGATTTGCTGTCAATAGTTAAGGCTTCGCTCGTCAGTACGCTGATTATCGTAATTGCCTGGGTGGCTGTGGCGGCAGTGGAGCCGATAAGACAATGGGTAAATGAACTGTTCGGATTCAGTCAGGCGGTTTTTATTCTCGATATGTTCGCAACGATTGTTCTGATGGGCGGAATGAGAATGGCTGTTCGGCTTTATCACGAGGAATTTCATACCGAACAGGCGGGAAAACTGAAAAGATTTCTGATTGTCGGTGCAGGTAATGCCGGCGAGTCTCTGCTTCGCGAACTGCATCGTATGCAGGTTGAACAATATGATGTTATAGGTTTTATCGATGACGACCCCGCAAAAAGAGGCGTAAATATTCACGGGATTCCTGTGCTGGGGAATGTCGATGACCTGCTGAAAGTTTGCAAAGATAATAGTATAGATGAAATCGCGATAGCTATGCCGAGTGCAACGGCAAAACAACTGCGAAAAGTAGTTCAAATATGTGAAGGTACGAAAACGCGATTCAGAACAGTGCCTTCAGTGGCGGATATCGCAAGTGGCAGATTCAGAGTATCGCAAATAAGAGATGTTGATATTAACGACTTGCTTGGCCGTGAAGCTGTTCAGCTTGACCTTGCGACAATCGGGAAATATCTCGATGATAAAGTAATTCTTGTTACCGGAGCCGGCGGGTCAATCGGTTCTGAAATGTGCAGACAGGTCTGTAATTTCAAGCCGGAGCTTTTGCTGCTGGTCGAACAGACTGAAAATTCACTGTTTTTTATCGAACGCGAACTTCGCAAAAGTTTTCCAACGGTCGCGATGGAAGCCATTATCTGCGATATCACAGACAAAAAACGTGTCGAACAAATTTTCACAAAGTATAAGCCAAACGTTGTAATTCACGCGGCAGCGCATAAACATGTGCCGCTTATGGAAACTAATCCGGGTGAAGCTTTAAAAAATAATATCATAGGGACAAAGACGGTGGCCGATGCTTCGGACAGGTTTGGCACCGAAAGCTTTGTGATGATAAGCACCGATAAGGCTGTCAATCCGACAAGCATTATGGGCTCAACAAAACGTGTATCTGAATTGTATATTCAAGACCTGGACAGAACGAGCGAGACGGCGTTTGTAACCGTGCGGTTTGGAAATGTGCTGGGCTCAAACGGCTCGGTAGTTCCGATATTTAAAAGCCAAATCGCAGCAGGCGGCCCTGTTACAATAACGCATCCGGAAATGCGAAGATACTTTATGACGATTCCCGAAGCATCGCAACTGGTTTTGCAGGCGGCGACAATGGGCAATGGCGGCGAAATATTCGTACTCGATATGGGCGAGCCGGTGAAAATTGTTGACCTTGCGAAAGAACTTATTACCTTGAGCGGTTTCAGGCCGGGTGAAGATATCGAAATTGTTTTCTCGGGTACACGGCCGGGCGAAAAACTTTTCGAAGAATTGTCCATCAAAGGCGAAGATATGGTTATGACACGCCATCCGAAAATCAGTATCTGGCAGAAGAATCAGCCGTTGGACAGGGAAGCGTTAAGAGAAAAAATCACTAATCTCGTCGGAATAGCCGATTTGCAGAATCATAAACAAATTGTTTCTTTCATCAAAGAAATTGTGCCGGAATATATCGGCGACAAAGTCAACGTGAACAATAGTTGA
- the xerC gene encoding tyrosine recombinase XerC codes for MANCVIINEFLDYLKFEKHFSEHTAKCYHADLEQFCQYISGQASQSDWTASDNSAGGVATQTQTKVEQLLLTLTTDLVRTYMAHLNDKQYSKSTSARKLATLRSFYKFLVKRNYLQNNPVTAVRTPKQDKKLPKFLEYEQVKTLLETPPADSWLGARDRAIMETLYGTGVRVSELVALNIEDVDFLGEVLHVRGKGKKERISPIGSSALQSIQHYMEYRNRRAQNNANFDSKVLFVNKHGKRLSTRSVRRKMDKYLKMAGLDPSISPHTLRHSFATHLLNNGADLRSVQELLGHQSLSTTQIYTHLTTKKIKEVYDEAHPRDEQVENQHNS; via the coding sequence ATGGCAAATTGTGTTATTATCAATGAGTTTTTGGACTATCTGAAATTTGAAAAGCATTTTTCCGAACACACCGCGAAATGCTATCATGCTGACCTTGAGCAATTTTGTCAGTATATCAGCGGACAGGCTTCACAATCAGATTGGACTGCTTCTGATAATTCAGCCGGCGGAGTAGCTACTCAAACGCAGACGAAGGTCGAGCAATTGCTTCTAACGCTTACGACCGATTTAGTCAGAACCTATATGGCTCACTTGAATGACAAGCAGTATTCAAAGTCCACTTCCGCAAGGAAACTGGCTACACTGCGAAGCTTTTATAAATTTCTGGTAAAAAGAAACTATCTGCAGAACAATCCAGTTACAGCAGTCAGAACGCCAAAGCAGGACAAGAAACTGCCGAAGTTCCTCGAATACGAACAGGTAAAGACACTGCTCGAAACACCCCCTGCCGACAGTTGGCTCGGCGCAAGAGACCGTGCCATTATGGAAACACTCTATGGCACAGGTGTCAGAGTCAGCGAACTGGTCGCGTTGAATATCGAAGACGTTGACTTCCTCGGCGAAGTACTTCATGTTCGCGGCAAAGGCAAAAAGGAAAGAATCTCACCGATTGGCTCCTCTGCCCTGCAATCTATACAGCATTATATGGAATATCGAAACAGACGTGCCCAGAACAATGCCAATTTTGATTCGAAAGTTCTTTTCGTCAATAAGCACGGCAAGAGATTGAGCACAAGAAGCGTACGCAGAAAAATGGACAAGTACCTGAAGATGGCAGGCCTTGACCCGTCAATCAGCCCGCACACATTAAGACACAGCTTCGCAACCCATCTGCTGAATAATGGTGCGGATTTAAGAAGCGTACAGGAGCTTTTAGGCCACCAGTCGCTTTCAACAACGCAGATTTACACGCATTTAACAACAAAGAAAATCAAGGAAGTTTACGATGAAGCTCATCCACGCGACGAGCAGGTCGAAAACCAGCACAACAGCTAA
- the kdsA gene encoding 3-deoxy-8-phosphooctulonate synthase yields the protein MFNIGNIKIEPNAGLFVIAGPCVIESEQICLDIAAKLLDISKKTGVPVIFKASFDKANRSSIESFRGPGMEKGLAILDNVRKKTSMPILTDVHEVSQVVQVAKVVDCLQIPAFLCRQTDLLAACGKTGKPINVKKGQFMSPDEMKNAVDKIRSTGNEKIMLTERGTFFGYNRLVNDMTAIPAMKKFGCPVIFDATHSTQQPGGLGNASAGCREMSPVLAKAAVAAGADGLFLEVHTDPKNAKSDASTVMPIEWVEKLLIQCSKIHGI from the coding sequence ATGTTTAACATTGGCAATATAAAAATCGAACCAAACGCCGGATTATTTGTTATCGCCGGCCCGTGCGTAATTGAATCAGAACAAATCTGTCTCGACATAGCGGCCAAACTTCTCGACATCAGCAAAAAAACCGGCGTGCCTGTCATATTCAAAGCGAGTTTCGACAAAGCCAACCGCAGCAGCATCGAAAGTTTCCGCGGCCCCGGAATGGAAAAAGGTCTTGCGATTCTTGATAACGTCAGAAAGAAAACTTCTATGCCGATACTCACTGACGTTCACGAAGTCTCGCAGGTTGTCCAAGTTGCCAAAGTTGTTGACTGCCTGCAAATCCCCGCTTTTCTTTGCCGCCAGACCGACCTGCTGGCCGCTTGCGGAAAAACCGGAAAACCAATCAACGTCAAAAAAGGCCAGTTTATGTCGCCTGATGAAATGAAGAACGCCGTTGATAAAATTCGTTCGACTGGCAATGAAAAGATTATGCTCACCGAACGCGGCACATTTTTTGGCTACAATCGCCTTGTGAACGATATGACGGCTATCCCTGCGATGAAAAAATTCGGCTGCCCTGTCATTTTTGACGCCACCCACAGTACCCAGCAGCCCGGCGGACTCGGCAATGCTTCAGCTGGTTGCCGAGAAATGTCCCCGGTTCTTGCCAAGGCCGCAGTTGCCGCCGGAGCGGATGGTTTGTTCCTTGAAGTACACACCGACCCCAAAAACGCAAAATCCGATGCGTCAACCGTTATGCCGATTGAATGGGTCGAAAAACTGCTTATTCAATGCAGCAAAATTCACGGTATTTAA
- a CDS encoding YegS/Rv2252/BmrU family lipid kinase — translation MNPENGYISIIVNASSGASSEKHAVNEFIEYLYSKKFQLQVNQTKSLLHARSLAAESAVKFNCMMVIVAGGDGTIREVVHGLEGSDKPLMLLPSGTENLLANELGYKKSVKHWIEIFEANILHPLDLCKANDTFFTSVGGVGFDGDIVRLVSEKRQGNITHLHYFFPIMKTFFGYKFPVINIEIDDRVVFSDRGIAIFGNISRYAIGIPILQAADFGDGLLDICIYKCSNQISLAYQSLMTMLKSHRRCKSVIYKQCKKIKISSNSYVRSELDGDPGPELPLEISIVPQAVKVLVPPKGQPIGMRRRIFRIFE, via the coding sequence ATGAATCCTGAAAATGGTTATATATCTATAATAGTGAACGCAAGCTCCGGCGCAAGCAGTGAAAAGCACGCCGTGAATGAATTCATCGAATATTTATATTCGAAAAAATTTCAGTTGCAGGTCAATCAGACTAAATCGCTTTTGCACGCCCGTTCGCTGGCCGCTGAATCTGCGGTAAAATTCAATTGCATGATGGTAATCGTCGCAGGCGGCGACGGCACGATTCGCGAAGTAGTCCACGGCCTTGAAGGCAGCGACAAACCGCTTATGCTTTTGCCCAGCGGAACTGAAAATCTGCTTGCAAATGAACTTGGCTACAAAAAGTCAGTAAAGCACTGGATTGAAATTTTCGAGGCGAACATTCTCCACCCTCTCGACCTGTGCAAAGCCAACGACACCTTTTTCACTTCTGTCGGCGGTGTAGGTTTTGACGGCGATATCGTTCGGCTTGTTAGCGAAAAAAGACAGGGAAATATCACTCACCTGCATTATTTTTTCCCGATTATGAAAACATTTTTCGGTTATAAATTCCCTGTCATTAACATTGAAATTGACGACCGTGTAGTTTTTTCCGACCGCGGCATCGCCATTTTCGGAAATATTTCACGTTATGCGATCGGCATTCCAATTTTGCAGGCTGCTGATTTCGGTGACGGTCTGCTCGACATTTGTATTTATAAATGTTCGAATCAGATTTCGCTGGCATATCAGTCGCTTATGACTATGTTGAAAAGCCACCGAAGATGCAAAAGCGTAATATATAAGCAATGCAAAAAAATAAAAATTTCGTCCAACAGTTACGTCAGGTCTGAACTTGACGGCGACCCCGGCCCGGAACTGCCTTTGGAAATTTCCATTGTTCCGCAGGCTGTGAAGGTTCTCGTCCCGCCGAAAGGACAACCTATCGGTATGCGTAGAAGAATTTTCAGAATCTTTGAGTAA